A window of Thunnus thynnus chromosome 17, fThuThy2.1, whole genome shotgun sequence contains these coding sequences:
- the smurf1 gene encoding E3 ubiquitin-protein ligase SMURF1 isoform X1 → MSNPGTRRNGSSIKIRLTVLCAKNLAKKDFFRLPDPFAKVVVDGSGQCHSTDTVKSTLDPKWNQHYDLYIGKTDSITISIWNHKKIHKRQGAGFLGCIRLLSNAISRLKDTGYQRLDLCKLNPSDSDAVRGQIVVSLQTRDRIGSGGPVVDCRGLLENDGPVFEGCFSEEPLPYSDPTGAAGGGNCRLDSPSQEGRLQTQRIRGQDSRGHGHTPQNRPHGHQPPDLPEGYEQRTTVQGQVYFLHTQTGVSTWHDPRIPRDLASVSCEELGPLPVGWEVRSTVSGRIYFVDHNNRTTQFTDPRLHTIISQQSQAKDSSQAPQMDVGGEEGGGGGVGGGGGDGDVAARYERDLVHKLKLLRHELSLQQPQAGHCRIEVSREEIFEESYRQIMKMRPKDLKKRLMVKFRGEEGLDYGGVAREWLYLLCHEMLNPYYGLFQYSTDNIYTLQINPDSSINPDHLSYFHFVGRVMGLAVFHGHYINGSFTLPFYKQLLGKPIQLNDLETTDPELHKSLVWILENDITSVLDHTFCVEHNAFGKFLQHELKPNGRNIPVTEENKKEYVRLYVNWRFMRGIEAQFLALQKGFSELIPQHLLKPFDHKELELIIGGLGKIDLADWKTNTRLKHCTSESNVVRWFWQAVEAFSEERRGRLLQFVTGSTRVPLQGFKALQGSTGSAGPRLFTIHLIDANTDNLPKAHTCFNRIDIPPYESYEKLYEKLLTAVEETCGFAVE, encoded by the exons tattaTGTGCCAAGAACCTCGCAAAGAAAGACTTCTTTC GCCTGCCAGATCCATTTGCCAAGGTGGTGGTGGATGGATCAGGTCAATGCCACTCTACAGACACAGTCAAGAGCACACTGGACCCCAAATGGAATCAGCACTACGACCT cTACATTGGAAAGACAGACTCAATCACCATCAGTATATGGAACCACAAGAAGATCCATAAACGACAGGGAGCAGGCTTCTTGGGCTGCATACGACTTCTTTCTAATGCCATCAGCAGGCTAAAAGACACAGGAT ACCAGCGACTAGATCTATGTAAACTGAACCCTTCGGACAGCGACGCAGTGCGGGGTCAGATTGTAG TAAGCTTACAAACGCGAGACCGCATCGGCAGCGGAGGCCCCGTGGTGGACTGCAGAGGACTGTTGGAAAATGATGG gcctGTGTTTGAGGGATGTTTCAGCGAAGAGCCACTTCCCTATTCAGACCCCACTGGTGCAGCAGGGGGAGGGAACTGTCGGCTTGACTCACCCAGTCAAGAAGGCCGTCTTCAGACGCAGCGAATCAGAGGGCAGGATTCCAGAGGACACGGCCACACCCCTCAGAACAGACCTCACGGGCACCAACCGCCTGACCTGCCGGAGGGATACG agcAGCGAACAACAGTGCAGGGCCAGGTGTACTTccttcacacacagacaggcgtCAGCACCTGGCACGACCCTCGGATACCGCG GGACCTGGCCAGTGTGAGCTGTGAGGAACTCGGTCCGTTGCCAGTGGGCTGGGAGGTCCGAAGCACCGTGTCTGGCCGGATCTACTTTGTGGACCACAACAACCGAACCACACAGTTCACAGACCCGCGCCTGCATACCATTATCAG CCAGCAATCCCAAGCGAAGGACTCCTCCCAAGCCCCCCAGATGGACGTGGGGGGTGAAGAGGGGGGAGGCGGAGGAGTGGGCGGCGGAGGAGGAGACGGAGATGTGGCGGCGCGCTACGAGAGAGACCTGGTCCATAAGCTGAAGCTGCTCCGCCACGAGCTGTCCCTGCAGCAACCGCAAGCGGGACACTGTCGCATAGAGGTGTCCCGCGAGGAGATCTTTGAG GAGTCGTACCGGCAGATAATGAAGATGAGGCCCAAAGACCTGAAGAAGCGTCTGATGGTGAAGTTCAGGGGAGAGGAGGGTCTGGATTATGGTGGTGTGGCCAG GGAGTGGCTGTACCTGCTGTGTCATGAAATGTTGAACCCCTATTACGGCCTGTTCCAGTACTCCACAGACAATATTTACACACTACAGATCAACCCCGACTCCTCCATCAACCCT gACCATTTGTCATACTTCCATTTTGTGGGTCGCGTGATGGGCCTGGCAGTTTTTCACGGTCACTACATCAACGGGAGTTTCACGCTGCCCTTCTACAAACAGCTGCTAGGCAAACCCATCCAACTCAACGACCTGGAGACCACCGACCCAGAGTTGCACAAGAGCCTCGTCTGGATATT AGAGAACGACATCACTTCAGTCCTAGACCACACATTTTGCGTGGAGCACAATGCCTTTGGAAAGTTTCTACAACATGAGCTCAAACCTAATGGGCGTAATATCCCTGTTACTGAGGAGAACAAGAAAGAATACGTAAG acTTTATGTGAACTGGAGGTTCATGCGGGGAATTGAAGCCCAGTTTCTGGCTCTACAGAAGGGATTCAGTGAGCTCATCCCCCAGCACCTCCTCAAACCTTTTGACCATAAAGAACTTGAG tTGATCATCGGCGGATTAGGAAAGATAGACCTCGCAGACTGGAAGACGAACACCCGCCTGAAGCACTGTACAAGCGAAAGCAACGTGGTGCGGTGGTTCTGGCAGGCGGTGGAGGCCTTCagcgaggagaggagaggacgcCTGCTGCAGTTCGTCACGGGCTCCACCAGGGTCCCTCTACAGGGATTCAAAGCGCTGCAGG gTTCTACAGGTTCTGCAGGACCAAGGCTCTTCACCATCCATTTGATAGACGCCAACACAGACAACCTGCCCAAGGCTCACACGTG TTTTAACAGGATAGACATCCCTCCCTACGAGTCTTACGAGAAACTTTACGAGAAACTGCTGACGGCTGTGGAGGAGACCTGCGGCTTTGCTGTGGAGTGA
- the smurf1 gene encoding E3 ubiquitin-protein ligase SMURF1 isoform X2: MSNPGTRRNGSSIKIRLTVLCAKNLAKKDFFRLPDPFAKVVVDGSGQCHSTDTVKSTLDPKWNQHYDLYIGKTDSITISIWNHKKIHKRQGAGFLGCIRLLSNAISRLKDTGYQRLDLCKLNPSDSDAVRGQIVVSLQTRDRIGSGGPVVDCRGLLENDGPVFEGCFSEEPLPYSDPTGAAGGGNCRLDSPSQEGRLQTQRIRGQDSRGHGHTPQNRPHGHQPPDLPEGYEQRTTVQGQVYFLHTQTGVSTWHDPRIPRDLASVSCEELGPLPVGWEVRSTVSGRIYFVDHNNRTTQFTDPRLHTIISQQSQAKDSSQAPQMDVGGEEGGGGGVGGGGGDGDVAARYERDLVHKLKLLRHELSLQQPQAGHCRIEVSREEIFEESYRQIMKMRPKDLKKRLMVKFRGEEGLDYGGVAREWLYLLCHEMLNPYYGLFQYSTDNIYTLQINPDSSINPDHLSYFHFVGRVMGLAVFHGHYINGSFTLPFYKQLLGKPIQLNDLETTDPELHKSLVWILENDITSVLDHTFCVEHNAFGKFLQHELKPNGRNIPVTEENKKEYVRLYVNWRFMRGIEAQFLALQKGFSELIPQHLLKPFDHKELELIIGGLGKIDLADWKTNTRLKHCTSESNVVRWFWQAVEAFSEERRGRLLQFVTGSTRVPLQGFKALQGSAGPRLFTIHLIDANTDNLPKAHTCFNRIDIPPYESYEKLYEKLLTAVEETCGFAVE, from the exons tattaTGTGCCAAGAACCTCGCAAAGAAAGACTTCTTTC GCCTGCCAGATCCATTTGCCAAGGTGGTGGTGGATGGATCAGGTCAATGCCACTCTACAGACACAGTCAAGAGCACACTGGACCCCAAATGGAATCAGCACTACGACCT cTACATTGGAAAGACAGACTCAATCACCATCAGTATATGGAACCACAAGAAGATCCATAAACGACAGGGAGCAGGCTTCTTGGGCTGCATACGACTTCTTTCTAATGCCATCAGCAGGCTAAAAGACACAGGAT ACCAGCGACTAGATCTATGTAAACTGAACCCTTCGGACAGCGACGCAGTGCGGGGTCAGATTGTAG TAAGCTTACAAACGCGAGACCGCATCGGCAGCGGAGGCCCCGTGGTGGACTGCAGAGGACTGTTGGAAAATGATGG gcctGTGTTTGAGGGATGTTTCAGCGAAGAGCCACTTCCCTATTCAGACCCCACTGGTGCAGCAGGGGGAGGGAACTGTCGGCTTGACTCACCCAGTCAAGAAGGCCGTCTTCAGACGCAGCGAATCAGAGGGCAGGATTCCAGAGGACACGGCCACACCCCTCAGAACAGACCTCACGGGCACCAACCGCCTGACCTGCCGGAGGGATACG agcAGCGAACAACAGTGCAGGGCCAGGTGTACTTccttcacacacagacaggcgtCAGCACCTGGCACGACCCTCGGATACCGCG GGACCTGGCCAGTGTGAGCTGTGAGGAACTCGGTCCGTTGCCAGTGGGCTGGGAGGTCCGAAGCACCGTGTCTGGCCGGATCTACTTTGTGGACCACAACAACCGAACCACACAGTTCACAGACCCGCGCCTGCATACCATTATCAG CCAGCAATCCCAAGCGAAGGACTCCTCCCAAGCCCCCCAGATGGACGTGGGGGGTGAAGAGGGGGGAGGCGGAGGAGTGGGCGGCGGAGGAGGAGACGGAGATGTGGCGGCGCGCTACGAGAGAGACCTGGTCCATAAGCTGAAGCTGCTCCGCCACGAGCTGTCCCTGCAGCAACCGCAAGCGGGACACTGTCGCATAGAGGTGTCCCGCGAGGAGATCTTTGAG GAGTCGTACCGGCAGATAATGAAGATGAGGCCCAAAGACCTGAAGAAGCGTCTGATGGTGAAGTTCAGGGGAGAGGAGGGTCTGGATTATGGTGGTGTGGCCAG GGAGTGGCTGTACCTGCTGTGTCATGAAATGTTGAACCCCTATTACGGCCTGTTCCAGTACTCCACAGACAATATTTACACACTACAGATCAACCCCGACTCCTCCATCAACCCT gACCATTTGTCATACTTCCATTTTGTGGGTCGCGTGATGGGCCTGGCAGTTTTTCACGGTCACTACATCAACGGGAGTTTCACGCTGCCCTTCTACAAACAGCTGCTAGGCAAACCCATCCAACTCAACGACCTGGAGACCACCGACCCAGAGTTGCACAAGAGCCTCGTCTGGATATT AGAGAACGACATCACTTCAGTCCTAGACCACACATTTTGCGTGGAGCACAATGCCTTTGGAAAGTTTCTACAACATGAGCTCAAACCTAATGGGCGTAATATCCCTGTTACTGAGGAGAACAAGAAAGAATACGTAAG acTTTATGTGAACTGGAGGTTCATGCGGGGAATTGAAGCCCAGTTTCTGGCTCTACAGAAGGGATTCAGTGAGCTCATCCCCCAGCACCTCCTCAAACCTTTTGACCATAAAGAACTTGAG tTGATCATCGGCGGATTAGGAAAGATAGACCTCGCAGACTGGAAGACGAACACCCGCCTGAAGCACTGTACAAGCGAAAGCAACGTGGTGCGGTGGTTCTGGCAGGCGGTGGAGGCCTTCagcgaggagaggagaggacgcCTGCTGCAGTTCGTCACGGGCTCCACCAGGGTCCCTCTACAGGGATTCAAAGCGCTGCAGG GTTCTGCAGGACCAAGGCTCTTCACCATCCATTTGATAGACGCCAACACAGACAACCTGCCCAAGGCTCACACGTG TTTTAACAGGATAGACATCCCTCCCTACGAGTCTTACGAGAAACTTTACGAGAAACTGCTGACGGCTGTGGAGGAGACCTGCGGCTTTGCTGTGGAGTGA